In the Brienomyrus brachyistius isolate T26 chromosome 20, BBRACH_0.4, whole genome shotgun sequence genome, one interval contains:
- the zgc:112285 gene encoding elastase-1, protein MAAWTLLSLALLLPVSRCSGPERHQQGGVLRLDWPENCGLAHFSPTVAERIVSGREARPHSWPWQVSLQVRPRGSKAYAHVCGGTLIHKDWVLTAAHCFQKGKVEDPGRWRIALGKHRLRRVEASERTVPVRHIYRHERFLYPALGELDYDIALVRAGAEMRPSEYVGYACLPRKESTPQAGHYCWVTGWGDTRGGEENVTLAEALNQARLPIIDFNTCKQKKFWGDRVRDSMICAGFRHTEGPPAACQGDSGGPLHCRRGHGRWEVHGVVSFGPVGCAVENKPSVFTRTAAYLPWLEATRIRDFFLH, encoded by the exons ATGGCTGCCTGGACCCTGCTGAGCCTCGCTCTGCTGCTGCCTGTATCGCGGTGCTCCGGCCCCGAGCGCCATCAGCAGGGCGGAGTCCTCCGCCTCG ACTGGCCTGAGAACTGCGGGCTCGCGCACTTCAGCCCTACTGTGGCCGAGCGCATCGTGTCCGGCAGGGAGGCCCGCCCCCACTCCTGGCCATGGCAAGTGTCATTGCAG GTTCGCCCCAGGGGGAGTAAGGCCTACGCCCACGTGTGTGGTGGCACTCTCATCCACAAGGACTGGGTTCTGACAGCGGCGCACTGCTTCCAGAA GGGAAAGGTGGAGGATCCGGGCAGGTGGCGCATCGCTCTGGGCAAACACCGGCTACGGCGGGTGGAGGCCAGCGAGCGCACGGTCCCCGTGCGCCACATCTACCGCCATGAGCGCTTCCTTTACCCGGCACTGGGCGAGCTCGACTACGACATCGCGCTCGTCAGGGCCGGCGCGGAGATGCGGCCCAGTGAATACGTGGGTTACGCATGTCTCCCGCGGAAAGAGAGCACCCCACAGGCTGGTCACTACTGCTGGGTGACAGGCTGGGGGGACACGCGAG GCGGAGAGGAGAACGTCACCCTGGCCGAAGCCCTCAATCAGGCCCGCTTGCCCATCATTGACTTCAACACCTGCAAGCAGAAGAAGTTCTGGGGAGACCGTGTGCGCGACTCCATGATTTGCGCTGGCTTCCGCCACACGGAGGGCCCTCCAGCTGCCTGTCAG ggagACTCAGGCGGCCCCCTGCACTGCAGGCGTGGTCACGGCCGCTGGGAAGTACACGGCGTCGTCAGCTTTGGCCCAGTTGGCTGCGCAGTGGAGAACAAGCCCAGTGTCTTCACGCGCACTGCCGCCTACCTGCCCTGGCTGGAAGCCACCCGCATCAGAGACTTCTTCCTGCACTGA